Part of the Verrucomicrobiia bacterium genome is shown below.
GTTGACTCTAACTTCATCTGTCGCCACATTTAAAACAATGGATTCTGAAATAAAACAGAAGCTTCAACTTTTTTTTGATGCAAAAGAAATCCGTCTCACTTCTCAACGCGAAGCGATCATTGAAGCAGCTTTCGGCACCAATCGCCATTTTACAGCTGAAGAACTCCTTGATATGGCTCGCGAACGCGATGCGAGCGTTTCTCGCGCCACCGTTTACCGTACTCTCCCCCTTTTAGTTGAAAGCGGCCTCATTAAAGAAATGGATTTTGGAAAAGCTTACAAATTTTACGATCCTAATTACGCTACTCATCCCAATCACAATCATCTGATCTGTGTCGATTGCGATAAAATTGTCGAATTTGAAGATCCCATCATCGAAAAACGTGAAAATGAAATCAGTCGATCTCTAGGATTTTTGCCAGAAAATAAAAGCGTTCAGATTCGTGCTACCTGCCAGGAATTAAAAAATTCTGGCGCCTGCGCTAACAAAGCCAACTGCGAAAGAAAATAAATAGATTTTGGTGTCTCCGCTCAACTGGCCATATTCACGCTTACATAAAGC
Proteins encoded:
- a CDS encoding transcriptional repressor, which gives rise to MDSEIKQKLQLFFDAKEIRLTSQREAIIEAAFGTNRHFTAEELLDMARERDASVSRATVYRTLPLLVESGLIKEMDFGKAYKFYDPNYATHPNHNHLICVDCDKIVEFEDPIIEKRENEISRSLGFLPENKSVQIRATCQELKNSGACANKANCERK